From Trichoderma atroviride chromosome 1, complete sequence, one genomic window encodes:
- a CDS encoding uncharacterized protein (EggNog:ENOG41): protein MSSSKSGTSESSPAAEPRPLIILADGSWCGREADTRSNIYLLAKMVGIDIDDVDDTGTNGNKAWYIHGVGLGSTFLDYVFNGVTAQDIADQCVEAYRFIVDHYSYPDRQIWMFGLSRGAYMVRSVAGMINNCGIVKPVLKADGTIDCAETNLLCRQVYRIYRSKDPINNPHSSQSEQFRQHASWPLIGDEADGEAQLQPPVKFLGLFDTVGSLGIPDFVGGVGLDWPKFRDQQVSSVVELVYHAMSLHDDFYIFPPLSCHKGESFGENG from the exons ATGTCCAGTTCCAAGTCTGGCACATCGGAATCCTCACCGGCGGCTGAGCCAAGAcctctcatcatcctcgccgaTGGCAGTTGGTGTGGTCGAGAGGCCGATACGCGGTCCAACATCTATCTGTTAGCCAAGATGGTTGGCATCGATATAGATGACGTGGACGACACTGGCACAAACGGCAATAAGGCGTGGTACATCCACGGCGTTGGGCTGGGAAGCACGTTTCTCGA CTACGTCTTCAACGGAGTAACAGCTCAAGACATTGCGGACCAATGCGTGGAAGCCTACAGATTTATCGTTGATCACTACAGTTACCCGGATCGCCAAATATGGATGTTTGGCCTTTCGAGGGGCGCATACATGGTGCGATCGGTTGCTGGCATGATTAACAATTGCGGAATCGTCAAGCCCGTGCTAAAAGCGGACGGCACCATTGACTGCGCCGAGACGAATCTTCTGTGCCGTCAGGTCTACAGAATCTACCGTTCCAAAGACCCCATCAATAACCCGCACTCGAGCCAATCTGAGCAGTTCCGTCAACACGCAAGCTGGCCCCTGATTGGTGACGAGGCAGACGGAGaagctcagctccagccGCCTGTGAAATTCTTGGGCCTTTTCGACACGGTAGGCAGCCTTGGGATTCCAGACTTTGTAGGTGGCGTTGGGCTAGACTGGCCCAAATTCCGTGACCAGCAGGTTTCATCCGTCGTCGAGCTTGTATATCACGCCATGTCCTTGCACGATGACTTTTACATCTTCCCCCCCTTGTCTTGCCACAAGGGGGAGTCATTCGGGGAGAACGGATGA
- a CDS encoding uncharacterized protein (EggNog:ENOG41), with translation MFGGGRLERLLARWSWASKVIEPNQVLSDLVLKWMLEAIKMNDPDGQVMPTEKIDEEIAAADQRMVSEDRQIGDGDVYRNIVAYAPFGSAIVGLLTELFGTRWQTNQIFQLFFALRDRLIADPDAHVYKYLDTDASIVGSENRRIEELAEVTPARYPSQTYQAWRLKRRLLGHEDG, from the coding sequence ATGTTTGGCGGCGGGCGGCTGGAACGACTGTTGGCcagatggagctgggcaagcAAAGTGATTGAGCCAAACCAAGTACTTTCCGATCTCGTGTTGAAGTGGATGCTCGAGGCTATCAAGATGAACGATCCAGATGGGCAGGTCATGCCTACTGAAAAGATTGACGAGGAGATTGCGGCGGCGGACCAGAGAATGGTCTCTGAAGACCGGCAGattggtgatggagatgtgTACCGAAACATTGTCGCATATGCCCCCTTTGGCAGCGCGATTGTGGGCTTGTTGACGGAGCTTTTCGGCACGAGGTGGCAGACGAATCAGAttttccagctcttctttgcgCTGCGGGATCGTCTGATTGCCGATCCAGATGCGCACGTCTACAAGTACCTGGACACTGATGCTTCTATTGTAGGATCTGAAAATCGGAGGATTGAAGAGTTGGCAGAGGTAACTCCGGCAAGATACCCGTCGCAGACGTATCAAGCTTGGAGGTTGAAACGCAGATTGCTGGGGCATGAGGATGGGTAG
- a CDS encoding uncharacterized protein (EggNog:ENOG41~TransMembrane:2 (o42-59i71-92o)), translating into MASTTTKQSYVGTSKVVETKYPLIDNDPHFKRVVGYARTSDYVAGAAAAAFAPAGLYALERLAPSHVGRGGLAKAMRLAGFIGLAGGFLYFYQRSALRFYGATENAREVDLDMREMVAKVKAGEPLYGESRLNSHLQGVAARQSRYSALFFSTVPWFNFVNHNQHGVDTAKYYQQAERELEAERK; encoded by the exons ATGGCCTCAACAACGACCAAGCAGTCCTACGTCGGGACGAGCAAGGTCGTCGAGACCAAGTATCCG CTCATCGACAACGACCC TCACTTTAAGCGAGTTGTCGGATATGCGCGAACCTCAGACTACGtagctggagcagctgccGCGGCTTTTGCGCCCGCCGGACTCTACGCCCTCGAGAGACTCGCCCCTTCACATGTTGGCAGAGGCGGTCTTGCCAAGGCCATGCGCCTGGCCGGCTTCATCGGTTTGGCCGGCGGTTTCCTCTACTTTTACCAGCGATCAGCCC TCCGATTCTACGGCGCCACCGAAAACGCAAGAGAAGTCGACCTGGACATGCGGGAAATGGTcgccaaggtcaaggccggcgagCCCCTCTACGGCGAGAGCAGGCTGAACTCGCACCTCCAGGGCGTTGCCGCCCGCCAGAGCAGATACTCggccctcttcttcagcacgGTGCCCTGGTTCAACTTTGTCAACCACAACCAGCACGGCGTGGACACGGCAAAGTACTACCAGCAGGCGgagagggagctggaggcggagcGAAAGTAG
- a CDS encoding uncharacterized protein (TransMembrane:1 (o320-341i)), producing MAFQQSSPLIKFEASPAESFLSAPGDNFSSLFAVSTPSSATTMDPMEMMTPQSYADEKLERLSVIPEQDDMDDDRDDDADAAPTDSSSDKKPAKKRKSWGQVLPEPKTNLPPRKRAKTEDEKEQRRVERVLRNRRAAQSSRERKRLEVEALEKRNQELETLLINAQKTNLMLVEELNRFRRSSGVVTRSSSPLDSLQDSITLSQQLFGPQDGQKMDSTKQSLMDQMMRSATNPTVNPASLSPELNPIPDSANQDLSEDFASEETKEEEMTEQIEQTSQQLTVGLSTDSTQRPAEMLCDLPCQSVETPQSSAASQTPTPTALAWALYLRMMVLSASALLSACQRPLMQIAMSSKAGFSLLPTPQLLTTIIWLVTLPPASRINLPTTSSTSTTSSTTTQTTSPPTLWQRATMPLRTTSSTSRSTTLRLKSLRTILSSSPSLARPLLDATMAALRLVSEGRDDRDGSSDNESCATRGDPCELTQSLRSVNLPSREVLLTLLWALRVEERKIQQKQAALLVSERSASADQQQQPSVSDSIVLKVAGVKRTKPSRLDYGGGSKRSRLSR from the exons ATGGCGTTCCAGCAGTCGTCTCCGCTCATCAAGTTCGAGGCGTCTCCCGCCGAGTCCTTCCTGTCAGCGCCCGGCGACAACTTCTCCTCGCTCTTCGCCGTCTCAACACCGTCCTCAGCCACCACCATGGATCccatggagatgatgacgCCACAGTCATACGCCGATGAGAAGCTCGAGCGCCTGTCGGTGATTCCCGAGCAGGACGACATGGACGACGACagagacgacgacgcagACGCAGCCCCCACAGATTCCTCATCAGATAAGAAGcctgccaagaagaggaaatcaTGGGGCCAGGTGCTCCCCGAGCCCAAGACCAACCTCCCTCCCAG AAAACGAGCCAAgactgaagatgaaaaggaaCAGCGTCGCGTAGAGCGTGTTCTCCGGAACCGTCGCGCCGCTCAGTCATCGCgcgagaggaagaggctcgaGGTCGAGGCCCTCGAGAAGCGCAAccaggagctggagacgctTCTGATCAACGCCCAAAAGACCAACCTGATGCTCGTCGAGGAGCTCAACCGCTTCCGACGAAGCTCAGGTGTCGTCACCCGTTCCTCCTCCCCCCTAGACTCTCTCCAAGACAGCATCACATTGTCACAACAGCTCTTTGGCCCCCAAGACGGCCAAAAGATGGACTCTACCAAGCAGTCCTTGATGGACCAGATGATGAGGTCCGCGACAAACCCCACCGTGAACcccgcctctctctcccccgAACTCAACCCCATCCCCGACTCGGCCAACCAAGACTTGTCTGAAGACTTTGCCTCGGAAGAGAcaaaggaggaagagatgacGGAACAAATCGAGCAGACCAGCCAACAGCTGACTGTCGGCCTCTCCACTGATTCGACACAACGTCCTGCAGAGATGTTGTGCGACCTGCCGTGTCAATCGGTGGAGACGCCTCAGTCCTCGGCGGCCTCTCAGACTCCGACGCCCActgccttggcctgggcTCTGTACCTCAGGATGATGGTCCTTTCAGCCTCGGCTCTTCTTTCAGCATGTCAGCGGCCCTTGATGCAGATCGCTATGTCCTCGAAAGCGGGCTTCTCGCTTCTCCCAACCCCTCAACTCTTGACGACGATTATCTGGCTGGTGACTCTGCCGCCTGCTTCCAGGATCAACCTCCCTACGACTTCTTCGACATCAACGACTTCCTCAACGACGACGCAAACAACGTCGCCTCCGACATTGTGGCAGCGAGCAACTATGCCGCTGCGGACCACGAGCTCGACCTCGAGATCCACGACCCTGAGACTCAAATCTCTTCGGACTATCCTATCCAGCAGCCCCAGTCTGGCGCGTCCTCTTTTGGATgcgacgatggcggcattGCGGTTGGTGTCTGAGGGACGCGACGATCGGGACGGGAGCTCAGACAACGAGTCTTGTGCGACGCGCGGCGACCCTTGCGAGCTGACTCAATCTCTACGCAGCGTTAACTTGCCGTCTAGGGAAGTCCTCCTCACACTCCTGTGGGCCCTGAGGGTCGAGGAGAGGAAGATTCAGCAAAAGCAGGCCGCGCTTCTCGTCTCCGAGAGAAGCGCCTCAGCagaccaacaacaacaaccatCAGTATCAGATTCCATTGTCCTTAAAGTAGCGGGTGTTAAGCGAACCAAGCCTTCTCGACTTGACTATGGCGGTGGCTCCAAGCGGTCACGGCTGTCGAGGTAA
- a CDS encoding uncharacterized protein (SECRETED:SignalP(1-28)), protein MAPSPSSWAPLLLRLPTAWLKGFSVISSYKIHVLHRPVWNPRNRRSAAALFGRKVSPTRQTLTLFCLTLGQKGFWQGFEEGRRRSDKNHIDRTGGQMLLTRADVAQTFEDSPGENPGEGPGEGPEETGPQTFLRLIVNIHAKRGSTLASKGIACTV, encoded by the coding sequence ATGGCTCCATCGCCCTCTTCATGGGCCCCCTTGCTGTTGAGACTCCCAACTGCATGGCTCAAAGGGTTCTCTGTTATCTCATCTTACAAAATACATGTGCTACATCGCCCTGTTTGGAATCCCCGTAATAGGCgttctgcagctgctctctTTGGGAGAAAAGTCTCACCAACTCGCCAAACGCTTACACTCTTTTGTCTCACTCTCGGTCAGAAAGGGTTCTGGCAAGGGTTTGAAGagggaaggagaagaagcgacaaGAATCACATCGATCGAACGGGCGGGCAAATGCTGCTGACAAGGGCGGATGTTGCGCAGACATTTGAAGACAGCCCTGGAGAGAACCCTGGAGAGGGCCCTGGAGAGGGCCCTGAAGAGACAGGACCCCAGACATTTCTCCGTTTGATTGTAAACATACATGCCAAAAGAGGCAGCACCCTTGCGAGCAAAGGAATTGCCTGTACAGTATAG
- a CDS encoding uncharacterized protein (EggNog:ENOG41) — protein MNVQTFPRPPRLDKISRHLRITYKDVEIAETSDAYWVLETHHPPTSEPPLEPTSRSSWCEWKGAATYYSIALPDGTVSNRIWSYDSPSAGFEPIRGYLSFYAGPWDCFVDGERVEPQPGDFYGGWVTSEIEGIVKGKTGNLDPVV, from the exons ATGAACGTCCAGACCTTTCCGCGGCCGCCACGGCTGGACAAGATCTCGCGGCACCTCCGCATCACATACAAGGATGTCGAGATTGCAGAGACCAGCGATGCGTACTGGGTGTTGGAAACGCATCATCCTCCAA CATCAGAACCCCCCCTCGAGCCCACGTCCCGCTCCAGCTGGTGCGAGTGGAAAGGCGCCGCAACGTACTACAGCATCGCCCTCCCCGACGGCACCGTCTCCAACCGCATCTGGTCGTACGACAGCCCGTCGGCCGGCTTCGAGCCCATTCGCGGGTACCTGAGCTTCTACGCCGGCCCGTGGGACTGTTTCGTCGACGGCGAGCGGGTGGAGCCGCAGCCGGGCGATTTCTACGGCGGGTGGGTGACGTCTGAGATTGAGGGCAtcgtcaagggcaagacggGCAACTTGGATCCCGTCGTGTGA
- a CDS encoding uncharacterized protein (BUSCO:EOG092D4F44) gives MSNRQLARDMQVEFQARFQAKQARREAQKAAKQDPVLKKQIQDLLKKGETQKAYQKAKMLLSKQALAQQMDQMADMAELSAAQIQANNSMNRMTHMMASSSRTMNLAQKNTNPEKTLVTLEQFKQQNEEYAMTNGIYQDAITQSTSVQVGEDAVHELLGKLADDAGLEVSFELNKATPATAEPQTAEPTAEEEDKLQQRLRALRA, from the exons ATGTCCAACCGCCAGCTCGCCCGCGACATGCAAGTCGAGTTCCAGGCGCGCTTCCAGGCCAAACAGGCCCGGCGCGAGGCCCAAAAGGCCGCCAAGCAGGACCCCGTCCTCAAGAAGCAGATCCAGGAcctgctgaagaagggcgagaCGCAAAAGGCGtaccaaaaggccaagatgctgctgtccAAGCAGGCGCTGGCGCAGCAGATGGACCAGATGGCCGACATGGCCGAGCTGTCGGCGGCGCAGATCCAGGCCAACAACTCGATGAACCGCATGACGCAcatgatggcctcgtcgtcgcggACGATGAACCTGGCGCAGAAGAATACGAATCCGGAAAAG ACCCTCGTTACCCTGGAGCAGTTCAAGCAGCAAAACGAGGAATACGCCATGACCAACGGCATCTACCAGGACGCCATCACGCAGTCCACCTCCGTCCAGGTCGGCGAGGACGCCGTCCACGAGCTGCTGGGCAAACTGGCCGACGATGCTGGCCTGGAAGTCAGCTTCGAGCTCAACAAGGCCACGCCTGCGACGGCCGAGCCCCAGACCGCGGAGCCGacggccgaggaggaggacaagctgcagcagagacTGAGGGCTTTGCGGGCTTAG